In Pseudomonas sp. PDNC002, the DNA window CTAATTGACCAGATCAAAAAACTTTCGGCCACCCCATCTTTGGCGGACCGCTATCGCACGGCAGCAGAAAAAAAATCCGGCCGATCGACTGATAGCTCACATCTTAGAAGTTTCCTATTAGAGTCGGACGCATTTCAACATAGCGCAAGAGCATCTAATGCTGGACTACCCATCGCTTGCGGCACCATGGCACTCTATATAGCAGGGCGATTTGAGGAGTATACAAGAACTTCATTTGAGGATCTTTGCCAAAAGCTTGCACAAAATGCCTCAAGCTTCAAATCCCTCCCGAAGAAAATGCAGGAAAGCTTAATAACCTTTACCGCTCTAGTAATACACTCTCCTCGAAAATATCAGCACGGAGAAGGAGCGGTAGCAGGATTTACAGAAAATCTAGCCGCAAATCTTTCAGCAAAAGCATGCGCCGACAAAATCAATTATCAATGCCTATCTATTACTGACTCAAACATGAGGCCAGACACTCTTTCCGAGCTCTACGAGAGAATCGGAGCAAAGGAA includes these proteins:
- a CDS encoding HEPN domain-containing protein, with product MDVILSEFQSDLSVISHQLDLIDQIKKLSATPSLADRYRTAAEKKSGRSTDSSHLRSFLLESDAFQHSARASNAGLPIACGTMALYIAGRFEEYTRTSFEDLCQKLAQNASSFKSLPKKMQESLITFTALVIHSPRKYQHGEGAVAGFTENLAANLSAKACADKINYQCLSITDSNMRPDTLSELYERIGAKEIWKRISQQSNIQTYFATTDASNAESLSKKKLSALMDLRNSIAHPSTSFTWPSTDEVRDYIKFLGILGGALSGISSAFAVTLCQNT